Genomic DNA from Diorhabda sublineata isolate icDioSubl1.1 unplaced genomic scaffold, icDioSubl1.1 Dsub_171, whole genome shotgun sequence:
ggctaaaacgaatgctattgacaaaaagaaaaagaaaacagccgcttctactccaggcgtaactaaatccaaaaaaattgtaacagcagcaaaaagaaatgctattattgcaggaggaggaggagtggataaatcgaaaagtattaagaaatctaataaaggcaaaaaaacgacaggtacagcagcggcttccttaaaaacttcgacaacaacaccaactactgataagaaaggcgttaaagttgccaaaaaaacagataaaaaatcttcGGCTAAAGGAGGAGTCGCCGCCGCCGCTTCCAATACAGCCAGTGCCGCATCATCcgaaattaaaacgaagaatcctactaaagcaaaaaaatccaataaaggcagtcccacgaaaaagccgaaagcaccaaaaccgaaaactgcgaaagcagctgctagcagttcctctcctaaagcaagaaaagccgccgccgccgccgccgctcctaaaaagaagaaataaaaagaatattttttttctgacagaaagatagtacaacaatcgagaagtattatcggactgatgatgggtacgacgacaatcgacaataataacaaatggcccttgtcagggccacaattttttcatttatttatgaagaaaatgaaaaacaaataatgtttgttttgatgaaacaagaattttttgaatttcggttcaataattgatatgttatgttatatataacattttcatcgatcgatgtaatgtaggttgttaccaccttctagatttgtctcgacctacctacgatatagtagatctaatctgttttataaactttcaattattatatgtcgatattgtctaaaatttgttagttaaaaataataattttctctatctcgtgtgtgtgtgtgtgtgtgtgtgtgtgtgtgtgtgtgtgtgtgtgtgtgtgtgcgtgcgtgcgtgtgtgtgtgtgcgtgcgtgcgtgcgtgcgtcttctttacctaatcaacaatcacatccttcttttatatttcaatgttttcaaacgaacatcctatatttatatcaaaatattatactactatcataaatgttaaattatttgtggttctgaaaagaaccgtttttacttacaatatatatatatatatatatataaaacaaaaaatctattataatcaaatagataaaatgtaattttatataaaaaaaaaacatttgtatttatgctcgttctccgcgaattcttctagccaattggatatccttgggcataatggtgactcttttagcatgaatggcacacagattagtatcttcgaatagacctaccaaataagcctcactagcttcctggagagccataaccgctgaactttgaaaacgtaaatctgttttaaaatcttgtgctatttcacgaaccaatcgttgaaacggcaattttctaataagtaattcggtactcttttgataacgtcttatctcacgaagagctacagtacctggcctataacgatgaggtttttttactccaccagtagctggtgcgcttttacgggcggctttcgtcgctaattgtttacgaggagctttccctccagtcgattttctagcagtttgtttagtacgagccatcttatttttttttgtaagtatataagaaatgtcaatatactaaaccgctatagcaactcgataaacacacaatgaatgagataaatttatttatgaccttcttTTATAGCTTTGCCCAACATTACGGAGTACTAATCTGGGATTGGTGCGTACTTTTTCTAATGGGCGGAGCCGATAGGTATTATAAAGAGATTAGGGAAAATTCTTAGGTCAGTATTTTGAAGTCTTTTCGAAGTTATCATCGGATTGTTttaggtatatagaaaaaacaaaataaaagaaaaataatgaccggtcgtggaaaaggtggtaaaggacttggaaaagggggtgcaaaacgacaccgaaaagttttacgtgataatatccaaggaattaccaaacctgctattagaagattagctagacgtggaggagtaaaacgtatatcgggattaatttacgaagaaactcgtggagttttgaaagtgtttttggaaaatgttattagagatgccgtaacatatactgaacatgctaagagaaaaacggtaacggctatggatgttgtttatgctttaaaacgtcaaggtcgtactttatatggttttggtggttaattttcatttttcatatttgaagtagaagaatatgtcctccatcgcattcttcccatagcatatgtatatatacaaaaaaaaaaaaaaaaaacggttcttttcagaaccacaacatattttgcttgaatatgaaaataaaaaagaaaaaataacttacacattagtttgttctcttcttatatataagaacaaCCTCGCATTTATTGATACGCACATACATATACACATAGATATatactacatacatacatacatacataaatacatatagataagaacataagcgagtagaggaacttttatttatcttcatctcattatttgcaatttttatttctagtacgaacgttattattaacgatgctgaaaataataacattaaccaaccacaattccagttattattacagatgataagttttcttatatatcttatatatatgataagttttcttatatatcaggacatttatttattttttttttatctaacagtacgttacacgagaatCTCTTCTATCTCAACTCTAACTctaactataaatatatatatatatatatatatatatatatatatatatatatatatatatatatatatatatatatatatatatatataaaatttaactatattataatctctttttatatatatataaaaataaaaaaattgtggcccttaaaagggccggtttatgcatatgtatttcgataaaataaagaaaaataatataattaataaagaattaagctttcttttctgtctttttcggtaaaagtacagcttgaatgttaggaagaacaccaccttgtgcgatggttactccagacaacaatttattcaattcttcatcgtttctaatggctaattgtaaatgccttggaattatacgggtcttttttgttatctctagcagcatttcctgctaattcgagtacttcggctgccaaatattccataacagctgccaaatatactggagctccggcaccgactcgttctgcataattgccttttctcaacaaacgatgtatacgtcctacaggaaattgtaatccagctcggtttgagcgagattttgcctttccctttactttaccacctttaccacgtccagacatttttttttatatatatttttctttttccaaaacaaaaaaaaaatagaactttgtcaattgaaaactatgaagcaaccgatgcgacgaaactaactgttaaacaaaaaatttacactcgacctatctatttatattaacatgccctaccaatgaaattatagcaaatgcgCAAACGTAGAAGGGCGGAGCCTATTAGAATTACGTACGTTGATATAAAAGAGAGGGACATAAGTGCTGTTAACTGTTAATTTTACCCACTTTTCGTCGATAAATACGGTACGTCATccaagtgtttttattttatttcaagagaaataatgccaccaaaagctagcggaaaggcagcgaaaaaagccggaaaggctcaaaagaatatttcgaaagccgataaaaagaaaaaaaggaggaggaaggaaagttatgctatttacatttacaaagtacttaagcaagttcatcctgacaccggtatatcgagtaaagctatgagtataatgaatagttttgttaatgatatattcgaacgtatcgccgccgaagcatccagattggctcattataataaacgttcaacaattacaagtagagaaattcaaactgcagtgagactattgcttcccggagaattggcaaaacacgcagtcagtgaaggaactaaagcagttaccaaatatactagttctaaataataagtataacatatctactatattgacagaaaattttctattttatttacttaaataataacatcgaccaaacaaaaaaaaaaaacggttcttttcagaaccacaatactacttttttttttatttatatatgataacaacgaacgaaagactttaatttaatttaattgaattctattaaaTATGACGAAAGATGATATTCCACTTAACTGAAAAATCCTCTTCTAaggtcaataaaaatttattgtgtattaatattataagGCCATGTTTTTCCGTTGtacgtacatatatatatatatatatatatatatatatatatatatatatatatatatatatatatatatatatatatatataaaacttcctaacgtcgcttttgttttaaaaagtttcatatactaattcactgtcggctaaaggcaaaaaaaaaacccgaccgccggtaagataaaacatacaaagcggttggtcggttgccgttgttaaagtagtttttgtggcgtctttgaagttttgttaaaaacacttttttttttctttccaaattggtttgaaattttaaataaaatatgttcatttcctaaaataatatactatacaatgtaaaaaaaaaaattgtcggataaaatatgaaatattgtgtaataGACAGACATAGTTGCGAATAGAGCGAAGTAGTTAGTTCGttcgaagaaaatataatcagtcaatcaatctattgttaataattataatttgctactactaccaccaccaccaccaccacccaccattcaatattatctaaaatgaaatataagcgggttccaatattgaaatttgatatttttcttatatttagtatgtcggaagattgttattgaaaaatactcataataatatattagttacGAACATATATAGTAGAAACGTGTAGCGTAAGTCAGGGTAGACATGTCaccgttcaaatgataattgcggtattatttcaattcgttttgatatttttaaatattggtcattattgtgaatagacacgtttctctttaccttcattgtattttaagaaggacttttatttaatttcgaaattatatctaaagtgctaagcatcgacggaaataaatttttaaccatttttaagtggtacttttttttaataacaaacgttgttagcagtcattaaattatagtaaaacttcggcgaaagttcgaagtataccttagttagttatttgtcaatttttttcattacattcgattcgaaaatctcgaagaaaccaaggtttttgaggttggtttggtttatgaggttcgttttttaacttagttctattcgttcgttcagtcttccgtccgctttatttgaatgactcctcttgtaactcattacacgcgaaaaattaaaagtcttttatacttttaagtatatagagaggtgaaattttataaaactaaatataaaagtacatccaatattttttttttttttttttatatcagtttagtgtagtttatcgacgatataataacactcaaggttgtttgttagtagttatggcggatacagaaaatcaaacttcggttgtaaccgcaacgtctgcgtctaattcaccgcaggtttcgtcgtctccaataaataaaaaggaaaaaaaagctaaaaatcctaggaccaaaccatctcatccaccgacttcggaaatggtaaacaatgcgatcaaaggtttaaaggaacgcggaggctcatctttacaagcaattaaaaagtatattgCTGCCAATTATAAAgttgatgcagaaaaagtagcgccattcatcaaaaaatatttgaaagcatctgtagtatcgggatctttggtacaaactaaaggtaaaggagcttccggatcattcaagttagcttcggcaacttcgactggtggtacttcggctaaaacgaatgctattgacaaaaagaaaaagaaaacagccgcttctactccaggcgtaactaaatccaaaaaaattgtaacagcagcaaaaagaaatgctattattgcaggaggaggaggagtggataaatcgaaaagtattaagaaatctaataaaggcaaaaaaacgacaggtacagcagcggcttccttaaaaacttcgacaacaacaccaactactgataagaaaggcgttaaagttgccaaaaaaacagataaaaaatcttcGGCTAAAGGAGGAGTCGCCGCCGCCGCTTCCAATACAGCCAGTGCCGCATCATCcgaaattaaaacgaagaatcctactaaagcaaaaaaatccaataaaggcagtcccacgaaaaagccgaaagcaccaaaaccgaaaactgcgaaagcagctgctagcagttcctctcctaaagcaagaaaagccgccgccgccgccgccgctcctaaaaagaagaaataaaaagaatattttttttctgacagaaagatagtacaacaatcgagaagtattatcggactgatgatgggtacgacgacaatcgacaataataacaaatggcccttgtcagggccacaattttttcatttatttatgaagaaaatgaaaaacaaataatgtttgttttgatgaaacaagaattttttgaatttcggttcaataattgatatgttatgttatatataacattttcatcgatcgatgtaatgtaggttgttaccaccttctagatttgtctcgacctacctacgatatagtagatctaatctgttttataaactttcaattattatatgtcgatattgtctaaaatttgttagttaaaaataataattttctctatctcgtgtgtgtgtgtgtgtgtgtgtgtgtgtgtgtgtgtgtgtgtgtgtgtgtgtgtgtgtgcgtgcgtgcgtgtgtgtgtgtgcgtgcgtgcgtcttctttacctaatcaacaatcacatccttcttttatatttcaatgttttcaaacgaacatcctatatttatatcaaaatattatactactatcataaatgttaaattatttgtggttctgaaaagaaccgtttttacttacaatatatatatatatatatatataaaacaaaaaatctattataatcaaatagataaaatgtaattttatataaaaaaaaaacatttgtatttatgctcgttctccgcgaattcttctagccaattggatatccttgggcataatggtgactcttttagcatgaatggcacacagattagtatcttcgaatagacctaccaaataagcctcactagcttcctggagagccataaccgctgaactttgaaaacgtaaatctgttttaaaatcttgtgctatttcacgaaccaatcgttgaaacggcaattttctaataagtaattcggtactcttttgataacgtcttatctcacgaagagctacagtacctggcctataacgatgaggtttttttactccaccagtagctggtgcgcttttacgggcggctttcgtcgctaattgtttacgaggagctttccctccagtcgattttctagcagtttgtttagtacgagccatcttatttttttttgtaagtatataagaaatgtcaatatactaaaccgctatagcaactcgataaacacacaatgaatgagataaatttatttatgaccttcttTTATAGCTTTGCCCAACATTACGGAGTACTAATCTGGGATTGGTGCGTACTTTTTCTAATGGGCGGAGCCGATAGGTATTATAAAGAGATTAGGGAAAATTCTTAGGTCAGTATTTTGAAGTCTTTTCGAAGTTATCATCGGATTGTTttaggtatatagaaaaaacaaaataaaagaaaaataatgaccggtcgtggaaaaggtggtaaaggacttggaaaagggggtgcaaaacgacaccgaaaagttttacgtgataatatccaaggaattaccaaacctgctattagaagattagctagacgtggaggagtaaaacgtatatcgggattaatttacgaagaaactcgtggagttttgaaagtgtttttggaaaatgttattagagatgccgtaacatatactgaacatgctaagagaaaaacggtaacggctatggatgttgtttatgctttaaaacgtcaaggtcgtactttatatggttttggtggttaattttcatttttcatatttgaagtagaagaatatgtcctccatcgcattcttcccatagcatatgtatatatacaaaaaaaaaaaaaaaaaacggttcttttcagaaccacaacatattttgcttgaatatgaaaataaaaaagaaaaaataacttacacattagtttgttctcttcttatatataagaacaaCCTCGCATTTATTGATACGCACATACATATACACATAGATATatactacatacatacatacatacataaatacatatagataagaacataagcgagtagaggaacttttatttatcttcatctcattatttgcaatttttatttctagtacgaacgttattattaacgatgctgaaaataataacattaaccaaccacaattccagttattattacagatgataagttttcttatatatcttatatatatgataagttttcttatatatcaggacatttatttattttttttttatctaacagtacgttacacgagaatCTCTTCTATCTCAACTCTAACTCTaactataatatatatatatatatatatatatatatatatatatatatatatatatatatatatatatatatatatatatatatataaaatttaactatattataatctctttttatatatatataaaaataaaaaaattgtggcccttaaaagggccggtttatgcatatgtatttcgataaaataaagaaaaataatataattaataaagaattaagctttcttttctgtctttttcggtaaaagtacagcttgaatgttaggaagaacaccaccttgtgcgatggttactccagacaacaatttattcaattcttcatcgtttctaatggctaattgtaaatgccttggaattatacgggtctttttgttatctctagcagcatttcctgctaattcgagtacttcggctgccaaatattccataacagctgccaaatatactggagctccggcaccgactcgttctgcataattgccttttctcaacaaacgatgtatacgtcctacaggaaattgtaatccagctcggtttgagcgagattttgcctttccctttactttaccacctttaccacgtccagacatttttttttatatatatttttctttttccaaaacaaaaaaaaaatagaactttgtcaattgaaaactatgaagcaaccgatgcgacgaaactaactgttaaacaaaaaatttacactcgacctatctatttatattaacatgccctaccaatgaaattatagcaaatgcgCAAACGTAGAAGGGCGGAGCCTATTAGAATTACGTACGTTGATATAAAAGAGAGGGACATAAGTGCTGTTAACTGTTAATTTTACCCACTTTTCGTCGATAAATACGGTACGTCATccaagtgtttttattttatttcaagagaaataatgccaccaaaagctagcggaaaggcagcgaaaaaagccggaaaggctcaaaagaatatttcgaaagccgataaaaagaaaaaaaggaggaggaaggaaagttatgctatttacatttacaaagtacttaagcaagttcatcctgacaccggtatatcgagtaaagctatgagtataatgaatagttttgttaatgatatattcgaacgtatcgccgccgaagcatccagattggctcattataataaacgttcaacaattacaagtagagaaattcaaactgcaGTGAGACTATTGCTTCCCGGAGAATTGGCAAACACGCAGTCAGTGAAGGAACTAAAGCAGTTACCAAATatactagttctaaataataagtataacatatctactatattgacagaaaattttctattttatttacttaaataataacatcgaccaaacaaaaaaaaaaaacggttcttttcagaaccacaatactacttttttttttatttatatatgataacaacgaacgaaagactttaatttaatttaattgaattctattaaaTATGACGAAAGATGATATTCCACTTAACTGAAAAATCCTCTTCTAaggtcaataaaaatttattgtgtattaatattataagGCCATGTTTTTCCGTTGtacgtacatatatatatatatatatatatatatatatatatatatatatatatatatatatatatatatatatatatatatataacttcctaacgtcgcttttgttttaaaaagtttcatatactaattcactgtcggctaaaggcaaaaaaaaaacccgaccgccggtaagataaaacatacaaagcggttggtcggttgccgttgttaaagtagtttttgtggcgtctttgaagttttgttaaaaacacttttttttttctttccaaattggtttgaaattttaaataaaatatgttcatttcctaaaataatatactatacaatgtaaaaaaaaaaattgtcggataaaatatgaaatattgtgtaataGACAGACATAGTTGCGAATAGAGCGAAGTAGTTAGTTCGttcgaagaaaatataatcagtcaatcaatctattgttaataattataatttgctactactaccaccaccaccaccaccacccaccattcaatattatctaaaatgaaatataagcgggttccaatattgaaatttgatatttttcttatatttagtatgtcggaagattgttattgaaaaatactcataataatatattagttacGAACATATATAGTAGAAACGTGTAGCGTAAGTCAGGGTAGACATGTCaccgttcaaatgataattgcggtattatttcaattcgttttgatatttttaaatattggtcattattgtgaatagacacgtttctctttaccttcattgtattttaagaaggacttttatttaatttcgaaattatatctaaagtgctaagcatcgacggaaataaatttttaaccatttttaagtggtacttttttttaataacaaacgttgttagcagtcattaaattatagtaaaacttcggcgaaagttcgaagtataccttagttagttatttgtcaatttttttcattacattcgattcgaaaatctcgaagaaaccaaggtttttgaggttggtttggtttatgaggttcgttttttaacttagttctattcgttcgttcagtcttccgtccgctttatttgaatgactcctcttgtaactcattacacgcgaaaaattaaaagtcttttatacttttaagtatatagagaggtgaaattttataaaactaaatataaaagtacatccaatattttttttttttttttttatatcagtttagtgtagtttatcgacgatataataacactcaaggttgtttgttagtagttatggcggatacagaaaatcaaacttcggttgtaaccgcaacgtctgcgtctaattcaccgcaggtttcgtcgtctccaataaataaaaaggaaaaaaaagctaaaaatcctaggaccaaaccatctcatccaccgacttcggaaatggtaaacaatgcgatcaaaggtttaaaggaacgcggaggctcatctttacaagcaattaaaaagtatattgCTGCCAATTATAAAgttgatgcagaaaaagtagcgccattcatcaaaaaatatttgaaagcatctgtagtatcgggatctttggtacaaactaaaggtaaaggagcttccggatcattcaagttagcttcggcaacttcgactggtggtacttcggctaaaacgaatgctattgacaaaaagaaaaagaaaacagccgcttctactccaggcgtaactaaatccaaaaaaattgtaacagcagcaaaaagaaatgctattattgcaggaggaggaggagtggataaatcgaaaagtattaagaaatctaataaaggcaaaaaaacgacaggtacagcagcggcttccttaaaaacttcgacaacaacaccaactactgataagaaaggcgttaaagttgccaaaaaaacagataaaaaatcttcGGCTAAAGGAGGAGTCGCCGCCGCCGCTTCCAATACAGCCAGTGCCGCATCATCcgaaattaaaacgaagaatcctactaaagcaaaaaaatccaataaaggcagtcccacgaaaaagccgaaagcaccaaaaccgaaaactgcgaaagcagctgctagcagttcctctcctaaagcaagaaaagccgccgccgccgccgccgctcctaaaaagaagaaataaaaagaatattttttttctgacagaaagatagtacaacaatcgagaagtattatcggactgatgatgggtacgacgacaatcgacaataataacaaatggcccttgtcagggccacaattttttcatttatttatgaagaaaatgaaaaacaaataatgtttgttttgatga
This window encodes:
- the LOC130452098 gene encoding histone H2B, coding for MPPKASGKAAKKAGKAQKNISKADKKKKRRRKESYAIYIYKVLKQVHPDTGISSKAMSIMNSFVNDIFERIAAEASRLAHYNKRSTITSREIQTAVRLLLPGELAKHAVSEGTKAVTKYTSSK